A stretch of the Agromyces larvae genome encodes the following:
- a CDS encoding cation:proton antiporter regulatory subunit, which produces MGIRIEKVDLPGIGWRHDLVTEGGRRISVVSHRDGERDLGLFDADDPDACRDSIPLNDDEAAALADVLGASVMLSRLTSLSDETAGLYTEQIALPTDSPYLNRTLGDTKARTRTHASIVAIVRDGAVIPSPTPTEPLRPGDVIVAVGTREGLDGVSRLLANGPG; this is translated from the coding sequence GTGGGAATTCGCATCGAGAAGGTCGACCTGCCGGGCATCGGCTGGCGCCACGACCTGGTGACCGAGGGCGGGCGGCGCATCAGCGTCGTGTCGCACCGCGACGGTGAACGCGACCTCGGCCTGTTCGACGCCGACGACCCCGACGCCTGTCGCGACAGCATCCCGCTGAACGACGACGAGGCGGCGGCACTGGCCGACGTGCTCGGCGCCTCGGTGATGCTGAGCCGGTTGACCAGTCTCTCCGACGAGACGGCCGGGCTCTACACCGAGCAGATCGCGCTTCCGACCGATTCCCCCTACCTGAACCGCACGCTGGGCGACACGAAGGCGCGCACCCGCACGCACGCCTCGATCGTGGCGATCGTCCGCGACGGTGCAGTGATCCCGTCGCCCACGCCGACCGAGCCGCTGCGGCCCGGCGATGTGATCGTCGCGGTCGGCACGCGCGAAGGCCTCGACGGCGTCTCGCGTCTGCTCGCCAACGGTCCCGGCTGA
- a CDS encoding fructosamine kinase family protein, producing MREDSSGVPDSTSILSERLRAAGMTGIDSIEPVTGGLAAAAGLARTAGGTTVFVKAFAETPSDDAFDTEAEGLHALRTLGDIATPDVVLATRDVLVLSALPPRPSTEDFWVRFAHELARMHSTTAHDRFGWHRDNWLGRRRQVNAWEDDGFEFFARHRLLRWLEEPRVHAALDAADRAALEHLCARLPELLPKRAACLTHGDLWAQNVMAAPDGRPALIDPAVSYTWAEVDLAHLWTTAPPPEARAFFDRYAELTSLDAGWRERMPIIQLRQHLAVIAQFDDDWGAADTVRATLAPFRRRA from the coding sequence GTGCGCGAGGACAGCAGCGGGGTTCCCGATTCCACGTCGATCCTGTCCGAGCGGCTGCGCGCGGCCGGCATGACCGGCATCGACTCGATCGAACCGGTGACCGGCGGACTCGCGGCCGCTGCCGGCCTCGCCCGCACCGCGGGAGGAACGACCGTGTTCGTCAAGGCCTTCGCCGAGACCCCGTCCGACGACGCCTTCGACACGGAGGCCGAGGGGCTTCACGCGCTCCGCACGCTCGGCGACATCGCGACCCCCGACGTGGTGCTCGCGACCCGCGACGTGCTCGTGCTGTCCGCGCTGCCGCCGCGGCCGAGCACCGAGGACTTCTGGGTGCGGTTCGCGCACGAGCTCGCCCGGATGCACTCCACGACCGCCCACGATCGGTTCGGCTGGCACCGCGACAACTGGCTGGGCCGACGTCGCCAGGTCAACGCGTGGGAGGACGACGGCTTCGAGTTCTTCGCCCGGCACCGCCTGCTGCGGTGGCTCGAGGAGCCCCGGGTGCACGCGGCGCTCGATGCGGCGGATCGCGCGGCGCTCGAGCATCTCTGCGCGCGACTGCCCGAGTTGCTGCCGAAGCGCGCCGCGTGCCTCACGCACGGCGACCTGTGGGCGCAGAACGTCATGGCCGCACCCGACGGGCGACCCGCGCTGATCGACCCGGCCGTCTCGTACACGTGGGCGGAGGTCGACCTGGCGCACCTGTGGACGACGGCGCCGCCGCCCGAGGCGCGCGCCTTCTTCGACCGCTACGCCGAGTTGACGTCGCTCGATGCCGGATGGCGCGAGCGCATGCCGATCATCCAGCTGCGCCAGCACCTCGCCGTGATCGCGCAGTTCGACGACGACTGGGGCGCCGCCGACACGGTGCGGGCCACGCTCGCCCCGTTCCGCCGTCGCGCCTGA
- a CDS encoding LLM class flavin-dependent oxidoreductase — protein MTRHYEFGLDTFGDVTLGPDGEVLPHARVLRNVVEEAVAADRLGLDFFGIGEHHRHEFAVSAPDVVLAAIASRTERIHLGSAVTVLSSDDPVRVFQRFSTLDAVSNGRAEVILGRGSFIESFPLFGYDLSQYQELFEEKLQLFAALLTQEPVTWTGTLRPPLTDQLVYPPVEHGRLKTWVGVGGSPESVVRAAHYGLPLVLAIIGGSPARFAPLADLYRRALEQFGHEPQPIAVHSPGIVAETDEAALDTLWPHYEVIINRIGRERGWGPATRAHFEAEASEHGALYAGSPETVATKIAAAMRSIGATRFDLKYSNGTLPHEVMMETIERYATQVVPRVRELLAEADADDAAADAGSDASATPADAPPAS, from the coding sequence ATGACTCGCCACTACGAGTTCGGGCTCGACACGTTCGGCGATGTGACGCTCGGCCCCGACGGCGAGGTGCTCCCGCACGCCCGGGTGCTGCGCAACGTCGTCGAAGAGGCCGTTGCCGCCGACCGGCTCGGCCTCGATTTCTTCGGCATCGGTGAGCACCACCGCCACGAGTTCGCCGTCTCCGCGCCCGACGTCGTGCTGGCCGCGATCGCGAGCCGGACCGAGCGGATCCATCTCGGCTCCGCCGTGACGGTGTTGAGCAGCGACGACCCCGTGCGCGTGTTCCAGCGGTTCTCGACGCTCGACGCGGTCTCGAACGGGCGGGCCGAGGTCATCCTGGGCCGAGGGTCGTTCATCGAGTCGTTCCCGCTGTTCGGCTACGACCTCAGCCAGTACCAGGAGCTGTTCGAAGAGAAGCTGCAGCTGTTCGCCGCCCTGCTCACCCAGGAGCCGGTGACCTGGACGGGCACCCTGCGCCCGCCGCTGACCGACCAGCTCGTCTACCCGCCGGTCGAGCACGGCCGGCTGAAGACCTGGGTCGGCGTCGGCGGCAGCCCCGAGTCGGTCGTGCGCGCCGCGCACTACGGCCTGCCGCTCGTGCTCGCCATCATCGGCGGCAGCCCGGCCCGCTTCGCGCCGCTCGCCGACCTGTACCGTCGGGCGCTCGAGCAGTTCGGCCACGAACCGCAGCCGATCGCGGTGCACTCGCCCGGCATCGTCGCCGAGACCGACGAGGCGGCGCTCGACACGCTCTGGCCGCACTACGAGGTCATCATCAACCGCATCGGCCGCGAGCGCGGCTGGGGTCCGGCGACCCGCGCGCACTTCGAGGCCGAGGCGAGCGAGCACGGCGCGCTGTACGCCGGTTCACCCGAGACGGTCGCGACGAAGATCGCCGCGGCGATGCGCTCCATCGGGGCGACCCGGTTCGACCTGAAGTACTCGAACGGCACGCTGCCGCACGAGGTCATGATGGAGACGATCGAGCGGTACGCGACCCAGGTGGTGCCCCGCGTGCGCGAGCTCCTCGCCGAGGCCGACGCAGACGACGCAGCTGCCGACGCCGGCTCGGATGCATCCGCTACACCGGCGGACGCACCGCCTGCTTCCTGA
- a CDS encoding metal-dependent hydrolase: MTLPVADTIVIYPAGDLVARSRVVHVEATADGRLAVITAATSCHPVDASWPDQPADRAVLRVLDGGAGTASAIEVLDAVVGATDGDVLHLGADVPVRRGTEGWAFVVAHLVAADAPVAEGDEVEIEADAALRAELSAGHTACHLAALALNRAVAGNWSKEFRTDALGSPDFDQAAIQTSTIVPNGSIDRFRLNSSLRRKGFDIAGLPAQLDDVRAAMTAQLAEWVATGASVRVERGGDGLTDLREWVCELPGGTARIPCGGTHVASLAEFAAVDAELALLEDGGTALLELRTSATRRD; the protein is encoded by the coding sequence GTGACCCTGCCGGTCGCCGACACGATCGTCATCTATCCCGCGGGCGACCTCGTCGCCCGTTCGCGCGTGGTGCACGTCGAGGCCACGGCCGACGGCCGGCTCGCCGTGATCACCGCCGCCACGAGCTGTCACCCGGTGGACGCATCCTGGCCCGACCAGCCCGCCGACCGCGCGGTGCTGCGCGTCCTGGACGGCGGCGCGGGCACCGCGTCCGCGATCGAGGTGCTCGACGCGGTGGTCGGAGCGACCGACGGCGACGTGCTGCACCTCGGCGCCGACGTGCCCGTGCGGCGCGGCACCGAGGGCTGGGCGTTCGTCGTCGCGCACCTGGTCGCCGCCGACGCGCCGGTCGCCGAAGGCGACGAGGTCGAGATCGAGGCGGATGCTGCGCTTCGCGCCGAGTTGTCCGCCGGGCACACGGCCTGTCACCTGGCCGCGCTCGCCCTGAACCGGGCGGTGGCCGGCAACTGGTCGAAGGAGTTCCGCACCGACGCGCTCGGCTCCCCCGACTTCGATCAGGCCGCGATCCAGACGTCCACCATCGTGCCGAACGGCTCGATCGATCGGTTCCGGCTGAACTCGTCGCTGCGTCGCAAGGGCTTCGACATCGCCGGGCTTCCCGCGCAGCTCGATGATGTCCGGGCCGCCATGACGGCGCAGCTCGCCGAATGGGTCGCCACCGGGGCATCCGTTCGGGTCGAGCGCGGCGGTGACGGCCTCACCGACCTGCGCGAGTGGGTGTGCGAGCTGCCGGGCGGTACGGCGCGCATTCCGTGCGGCGGCACGCACGTGGCATCCCTCGCCGAGTTCGCGGCCGTCGACGCGGAGCTCGCGCTCCTCGAGGACGGCGGCACCGCCCTGCTGGAGCTGCGCACCTCCGCGACGCGCCGCGACTGA
- a CDS encoding acyl-CoA dehydrogenase family protein, producing MTPETLLDDDLLDRIRDRAADYDARNAFFDDDLRDLREAGYLRALVPEEFGGLGWGLDDAVRAQMRLGGAAPATALAVNMHLVWTGVAKVLRDRGDDTLEFLQREAGAGEVFGFGISEAGNDLMLFGSRTAADPQADGGYRYTGRKIFTSLSPAWTRLGTMGLDTASPDAPKIVYGFIDRDDPDVRILDDWDTLGMRASQSRTTVLDGAYAAPDRIVRRLDPGPNADPFIFGIFACFELLLGAVYTGIGGRALDLAVAAARRRTSMKHDGRPLSEDPDIRWRVADAALAHDAIEPQLVSLARDVDALVDHGALWYAKLSGAKVRATETAKHVVDQAVRVAGGSTYFTGSELGRLYRDVLAGIFHPSDDESAHSTIANAWLGPVG from the coding sequence GTGACGCCCGAGACGCTGCTCGACGACGACCTGCTGGACCGGATCCGCGACCGCGCCGCCGACTACGACGCGCGCAACGCCTTCTTCGACGACGATCTGCGCGACCTGCGCGAGGCCGGGTACCTGCGGGCGCTGGTTCCCGAGGAATTCGGCGGGCTCGGCTGGGGTCTCGACGACGCGGTGCGCGCGCAGATGCGACTCGGCGGGGCCGCGCCCGCGACCGCGCTCGCGGTGAACATGCACCTCGTGTGGACCGGTGTCGCGAAGGTGCTGCGCGATCGCGGCGACGACACGCTCGAGTTCCTCCAGCGCGAGGCGGGCGCGGGCGAGGTGTTCGGCTTCGGCATCTCGGAAGCGGGCAACGACCTCATGCTGTTCGGCTCGCGCACGGCCGCCGACCCGCAGGCCGACGGCGGCTACCGGTACACGGGCCGCAAGATCTTCACCTCGCTCTCGCCCGCGTGGACGCGGCTCGGCACGATGGGCCTCGACACCGCGTCGCCTGACGCGCCGAAGATCGTCTACGGCTTCATCGACCGCGACGACCCCGACGTGCGCATCCTCGACGACTGGGACACGCTCGGCATGCGCGCGAGCCAGAGCCGAACGACGGTGCTCGACGGCGCCTACGCCGCACCCGACCGCATCGTTCGGCGGCTCGACCCGGGGCCGAACGCCGACCCGTTCATCTTCGGCATCTTCGCGTGCTTCGAACTGCTCCTCGGAGCCGTGTACACCGGCATCGGCGGGCGGGCACTCGACCTCGCGGTCGCCGCAGCGCGCCGACGCACCTCGATGAAGCACGACGGGCGCCCGCTCTCGGAGGACCCCGACATCCGCTGGCGCGTCGCCGACGCCGCCCTCGCGCACGACGCGATCGAGCCGCAGCTCGTGTCGCTCGCCCGCGACGTCGACGCCCTCGTCGACCACGGAGCGCTCTGGTACGCCAAGCTCTCGGGCGCCAAGGTGCGGGCCACCGAGACCGCGAAACACGTCGTCGACCAGGCGGTGCGGGTGGCCGGCGGGTCGACCTATTTCACGGGGTCCGAGCTCGGGCGGTTGTATCGCGACGTGCTCGCCGGCATCTTCCACCCCTCCGACGACGAATCGGCGCACTCGACCATCGCGAACGCATGGCTGGGGCCGGTGGGCTGA
- a CDS encoding cation:proton antiporter: protein MHETTLLLIEVGALLLGMSLLGRLAIRFGVSPIPVYLLLGLAFGEGGVLPLDASEEFFQVGSEIGVILLLALLGLEYTAEELFGGLKSSRAAGLVDGLLNALPGAAFALVLGWGPVAAVALAGVTWVSSSGVIAKLLRDLGRLSNRETPGVLAVLVIEDLAMAFYLPVLSAIVVGVSLVQGAISVAIAVAVVAVILYIALRHGHVVSRLFPADDFEPLLLGVLGLTMLVAGLAAEVSVSAAVGAFLVGIALSGRVAENASQVLTPLRDLFAAIFFVFFGLTTDWSDLVSMLLPALALAVVTIATKVLTGMYAARRAGVGLLGQWRAGFALTPRGEFSIVIAGLAVGAGVTPQLAPLATAYVLITILAGTFLTRLPDAAWFRAAVRKQAVRPPV, encoded by the coding sequence ATGCACGAGACCACGCTGCTCCTGATCGAAGTCGGCGCGCTGCTTCTCGGCATGAGCCTGCTCGGGCGCCTCGCGATCCGCTTCGGCGTCTCGCCGATCCCGGTGTACCTGCTGCTCGGCCTCGCGTTCGGGGAGGGCGGCGTGCTGCCGCTCGACGCGAGCGAGGAGTTCTTCCAGGTCGGCTCCGAGATCGGCGTCATCCTGCTGCTGGCGCTGCTCGGCCTGGAGTACACCGCGGAGGAGCTGTTCGGCGGCCTCAAGTCCTCGCGCGCCGCTGGCCTCGTCGACGGCCTGCTGAACGCCCTGCCCGGTGCCGCGTTCGCACTGGTGCTCGGCTGGGGACCGGTGGCGGCCGTCGCGCTCGCGGGCGTCACCTGGGTGTCATCGTCGGGGGTGATCGCGAAGCTGCTGCGCGACCTCGGGCGGCTCTCGAACCGCGAGACGCCGGGGGTGCTCGCCGTGCTCGTGATCGAAGACCTCGCGATGGCGTTCTACCTGCCGGTGCTCTCGGCGATCGTCGTGGGCGTGAGCCTCGTGCAGGGTGCGATCTCGGTCGCGATCGCCGTGGCGGTGGTCGCCGTCATCCTCTACATCGCGCTGCGCCACGGGCACGTCGTGTCGCGGCTCTTCCCGGCCGACGACTTCGAACCGCTGCTGCTCGGCGTGCTCGGCCTCACGATGCTCGTCGCCGGGCTCGCCGCCGAGGTCAGCGTGTCGGCCGCGGTGGGAGCGTTCCTCGTGGGCATCGCGCTGTCGGGCCGGGTGGCCGAGAACGCGAGCCAGGTGCTCACGCCGCTGCGCGACCTGTTCGCGGCGATCTTCTTCGTGTTCTTCGGGCTGACGACGGACTGGTCCGACCTGGTGTCGATGCTGTTGCCCGCCCTCGCCCTGGCCGTCGTCACGATCGCGACGAAGGTGCTCACCGGCATGTACGCGGCGCGGCGCGCCGGTGTCGGCCTGCTGGGTCAGTGGCGGGCGGGCTTCGCCCTCACGCCGCGCGGCGAGTTCTCGATCGTGATCGCGGGGCTGGCGGTCGGCGCCGGGGTGACGCCGCAGCTCGCCCCGCTCGCGACGGCGTACGTGCTCATCACCATCCTCGCCGGCACGTTCCTCACGCGCCTGCCCGATGCCGCTTGGTTCCGCGCGGCGGTCAGGAAGCAGGCGGTGCGTCCGCCGGTGTAG